A single window of Nicotiana tomentosiformis chromosome 1, ASM39032v3, whole genome shotgun sequence DNA harbors:
- the LOC104096525 gene encoding cell division control protein 48 homolog C-like, giving the protein MGRRGRSGSGPVSGELRRHIESCKDDFLSVEELVDHLRSTYHKYSRSKLQDLTRQVQTVLQLRNPNPNPTDEVTPPRKKPKRDSSEQRLQLLEKKHIMNSQRKKQETDGESSTLATTSESDDSYSSSSSDAIYGEKLEEKPDLMKCMLRHTYNKQVNNTPRSKKIEYEVVHDNNEEKGKKINMSKGGQRRNGATSDLGGGGGEAREGEKIGENDGNGDDGPRFKDLGGMDGVLEELKMEVIVPLYHPQLTKHLGVRPMSGILFHGPPGCGKTKLAHAIANETGVPFYKLSATELVSGISGASEENIRELFSKAYRTAPSIVFIDEIDAIASKRENLQREMERRIVTQLMTCMDESYRLSKPDDDAKGTTIPTDKRNSESKSGGSNGGPGYVLVIAATNRPDAIDPALRRPGRFDREIALGIPDESARVQILSVLTRNLRVEGAFDLMKIARSTPGFVGADLAALTNKAGNLAMKRILDARKVEVSRDLVDGEDAEDWWRKPWSPEEMEKLSINMADFEEAAKLVQPSSRREGFSAIPNVNWEDVGGLDSLRHEFQRSIVSCIANPEDYMHFGAESETGFLLYGPPGCGKTLIAKAVANKAGANFIHIKGPEILNKYVGESELAIRTLFTRARTCAPCILFFDEIDALTTKRGKEGGWVVERLLNQLLIELDGADQRKGVYVIGATNRPEVMDQAILRPGRLGRFLYVPLPSPDERGLILKTLARKKPIDTSVDLMTIGRDDACKNFSGADLSALMNEAAMVALEDKLRALDTSCGDTSSTIKESHFKRALEKISPSVSDKQIEYYHRLSKTFRAA; this is encoded by the exons ATGGGAAGGAGAGGACGCAGCGGCAGCGGGCCAGTTTCAGGCGAGCTTCGCCGCCACATTGAGTCATGTAAGGATGATTTCCTCTCCGTTGAAGAACTCGTCGACCACCTCCGTTCAACTTATCATAAGTATTCCCGCTCTAAGCTGCAAGATCTCACCAGACAGGTCCAAACTGTTCTCCAACTTCGGAACCCTAACCCTAATCCAACTGACGAAGTAACGCCTCCGAGAAAGAAGCCAAAAAGAGACAGCAGCGAGCAGCGTTTGCAGCTCCTTGAGAAGAAACACATAATGAACAGCCAAAGAAAGAAGCAGGAAACTGACGGAGAGTCGTCGACTCTCGCGACCACCTCCGAAAGCGATGATTCTTACTCTTCGTCGTCTTCTGACGCTATTTACGGTGAGAAATTGGAAGAAAAGCCCGATTTAATGAAGTGCATGCTTCGACATACGTACAATAAACAGGTGAATAATACTCCCAGGTCAAAAAAGATTGAATACGAGGTGGTTCACGACAATAATGAAGAAAAAGGGAAGAAAATTAATATGTCAAAAGGAGGACAACGAAGAAACGGAGCCACGAGCGATTTAGGAGGCGGAGGAGGAGAGGCCCGAGAGGGGGAAAAGATTGGTGAAAATGATGGGAATGGTGATGATGGGCCAAGGTTTAAGGATTTAGGAGGAATGGATGGAGTGTTGGAGGAATTGAAGATGGAGGTTATTGTTCCATTGTACCATCCTCAGCTGACTAAGCATCTTGGAGTTAGGCCCATGTCAGGGATACTCTTCCACGGCCCACCTGGCTGTGGCAAAACTAAGCTAGCTCATGCTATTGCCAATGAGACTGGAGTCCCATTTTACAAGCTTTCTGCTACTGAGTTGGTCTCTGGAATTTCAG GTGCATCAGAAGAGAACATAAGGGAACTGTTCTCAAAAGCATACCGGACAGCACCatctattgtgtttattgatgagaTTGACGCAATCGCTTCCAAAAGAGAAAATTTACAGAGAGAAATGGAGCGGCGTATTGTAACACAGCTGATGACGTGCATGGATGAGTCATATAGACTTTCAAAACCTGATGATGATGCAAAGGGGACTACAATACCTACTGATAAAAGAAACAGTGAATCGAAATCAGGGGGATCTAATGGCGGACCTGGTTATGTCCTAGTAATTGCGGCCACAAATAGACCTGACGCTATTGACCCAGCATTGAGGAGGCCTGGACGATTTGACCGTGAAATCGCTTTGGGTATTCCAGATGAAAGTGCAAGGGTGCAGATTTTATCTGTGCTTACACGTAACCTAAGAGTTGAAGGTGCATTTGATCTCATGAAGATAGCTAGGTCAACCCCAGGATTTGTTGGAGCAGACTTGGCTGCTCTAACTAACAAGGCAGGTAACTTGGCAATGAAGAGGATACTAGACGCGAGGAAGGTTGAGGTTTCAAGAGACTTGGTAGATGGTGAAGATGCGGAAGATTGGTGGAGAAAACCATGGTCACCTGAAGAGATGGAAAAGCTCAGCATTAATATGGCTGATTTTGAG GAAGCAGCTAAATTGGTTCAACCCTCATCTAGAAGAGAGGGTTTCTCCGCTATCCCAAATGTAAATTGGGAAGATGTTGGAGGCCTTGATTCGTTACGGCATGAGTTTCAACGTTCCATTGTCAGTTGTATAGCGAATCCTGAAGATTACATG CATTTTGGAGCGGAATCGGAAACAGGATTCTTGCTTTATGGTCCCCCAGGTTGCGGTAAAACGTTAATTGCCAAGGCTGTTGCTAATAAAGCTGGAGCAAATTTTATACACATTAAG GGACCTGAAATTCTGAACAAGTATGTTGGTGAAAGTGAGTTAGCTATCCGGACATTATTTACTCGTGCAAGAACATGCGCTCCATGCATTCTATTCTTCGATGAG ATAGATGCATTGACAACTAAGCGTGGTAAGGAAGGAGGTTGGGTTGTTGAAAGGCTTTTGAATCAG CTACTAATAGAACTAGATGGTGCAGATCAGAGAAAAGGTGTTTACGTGATTGGTGCTACAAATAG GCCTGAAGTTATGGACCAAGCTATTCTTCGACCTGGAAGGTTAGGGAGATTCCTATATGTCCCTCTACCTAGTCCAGATGAGCGTGGACTAATTTTAAAAACTCTTGCCCGGAAAAAACCTATAGATACTAGTGTCGACTTGATGACCATTGGAAGAGATGATGCTTGTAAAAATTTTAGTGGAGCAGACCTGTCAGCACTG ATGAATGAAGCTGCAATGGTTGCACTGGAAGATAAATTGAGAGCATTAGATACAAGTTGTGGTGACACATCATCAACTATCAAGGAGTCACATTTCAAACGGGCTTTGGAGAAAATTTCTCCATCTGTCTCCGACAAG CAAATTGAATACTATCATCGTTTATCAAAAACCTTTAGAGCAGCATGA